AGGCTTTTAAGGAGTTTCATCCTCTTCTGCCCCGTTTGGTGTATGCCAGGCTGCTAGTTTCCACTGAGAATGCTGGCAGTTAATATTCAAGGCTACCACGGAGCTGGAGTGGGGGAATGGAACTAGGCCAATTAAAAATGTCacgaagtacaaaaattagccgggcgtggtggtgggcgcctgtaatcccagctactcgggaggctgaggcaggagaattgcttgaacctgggaggcggaggttgcagtgaactgagatcgtgccactgcattccagcctgggcgacagtgagactctgtctcaagaaaacaaaagtaaaaataaattttaaaaaagtcataaAGTTCACTGCTCTTATTAAGATTCAGCTGCTTTTCTTGAATAAACACTTttcagatttttgttgttgttgtggagacagagtctcactccgtcacccaggctggagtgcaatggcacgacctcagctcactgcaacctcttccttccaggttcaagcgattagctcctgcctcagcctcctgagtagctgggattacaggcacctgccaccacgactgactaattttgtatttttagtagagatagggtttcaccatgtcggtcagcctgacctcaggtgatcccccaccttggcctcccaaagtgctgggattacaggcgtgagccaccgcgcccagccaaaaaaactattttaaaatctaaagtgGGTTGACTAAAAccaaattaaccattttaatcGGAAAACATCTCAAGTATCTTATTACCAAACCAGTGCCTTGACGATGGAATTTTCAGTGTCATTTGCCAAATTCGCAGGCACCACAGTGGGGAGCCACTGCTCCCACAGCAGAGGCAATAAACGGCCTAGCCTTGGGGTTGAGAGGTTCTGGGGACGGTGTCGGGGGACCCGGGCCACCATTTTTGCATGTGGAGCCAGCCCTGCGCCTCGAGGGGGTGACATCAGAGAGACCGTGGCCTCGTGGGCAGCATCGGTGGCCCCTGGGGACACGCGCTGGCTCAGTCCCCACCTCCACCAGGGAAGTGGTCTGATGATAACCATTTCGCAGATCGGCAAATCCACAAGCCAAGTTGCGCTGCCCAGAAGAGGCAGAAccgggatttgaacctaggtttCTCATTCTGCAGCctgaagaaataaatgtctgcttgGTCCATGCATGCGTTGGGGGGCGACGGGGACTTTTCTTCAACCAAGCCCGGTGTGCCCCCTCTCATTTTCTAGCACGTTCTTCTCCCCCATCTTTGCACTTATCTCAGACTCCCCTCACACACCTATCCTGGGTGTCATCCTTTCCCTCAGCCCACTGCCCATGTagtcagcctcctgagcaccCCTTCCACCTGTCCCCTCATCTCCCCACTGCTCTGCCTTGGTCCAGCCCTGGCCTCAGCAGGGgtccctgcctgggcctccccacGGGCTCCCGGCATCACAGAGGAGCAgccacctgcccaaggtcacacagcaggagagACACTTTTGGGATTCAGGACCCATATGTGGGTCCAAagtggattttttgtttgtttttggagacagggcctggctctgtcactcaagctggagtgcaatggcacgatcttggctcactgcaacctctgtcccccaggttcagccatcctcccacctcagcctcccaagtagctgggaccacaggcatgagcctagctaattatttttgtattttttgtagaaatggggtttcactatgtcacccagtgtggtctcaaactactgagctcaagcgatccgcctacctcagtttcccaaagtgctgggattacaggcctgggctACCACGCCCCACCCTGATTTGGATCTTGCTCCTACTCCCAGGAAGGCCATGTCCTAGCAAGAGAGACACCAGGTGGCGCACGCCTCCACCTCCAACTTCACCACCAACAGAGCCTGGGACCCAGAGGCCATGGGTCCTACACAATCTGGTATTTCAGGTCTATAAATCATGGGGGTGGCAGGGAGCCCATCAAAGCTGTTCACCCAGCCTGGTCTGCCGGCTCGGCCTCTTGTCCACCCCCCTGCTGtgccccaaaacacacacacaccctccctccttcctgggaGACCAGCCCAAGGAGGGGCCTGGGCGTACATAGGGAGCCACGGTGGGTGGGGCTGGCCAGAGAGGCTGCAGACAGAGGTGAGGAGGGGGCCCTGGGAGTCTGGGTGCAGCATGGGGGgtctgaggctcagggaggggcaGTGCCAAGTTCGGGCCAGTGACTGCCCCACGGGAGCCCGGGTGTCCTCTTCTGCAAAATGCCTCCCACCAGGGCTGTGGGCACATCAGTACCAGCCTGGGCCCCGCAGAGAGCTGGAGCAACCCCTCGCACTGGGGTGTGGCTCAGAAATGGGGGGTCCAGCTGGCCCTTCATGCTCCTGGCCTCATCCCTGCTCATGTGTCCCAGGATGATGGCGTCTGCGGCAGCAGCGGAGGCCGAGAAGGGATCTCCAGTTGTGGTGGGCCTGCTAGTTGTGGGCAACATCATTATTCTGGTGAGACTCGCTCCAGTGCTGGGAGCCAAGTGGttgtgtggtggggagggggcagtcCTGAGCTCAGGGTGGGGGATGAGGGTCCAGAACTGTCTCTCGGGCAGACTCAGTGGTCAGCACAGCCTAGGCTTAAATCCCGGCTCTGCCTCtccccagctctgtgaccttagcAAGGGACTGTCGCTCTCTGTGCCTTCTTTCCTCATCTATAGATTGTGTCCTCATTGTGTGGGCTGTTGTCATGTGGATTAATCCATGCATGGCCCTCAGCTCAGAGAAAGTGCCCAACCAATGCTAGCTATCACCATCAGCATCACTATGGCTATAAAGTGACCGCCTGGTGCACAGGAGGCCACAAGAAGGAAAAACAACAGTGTCTTTCAATTAACGttgggttttggttttgtgttttttgttttgttttgtttttgtttttgtttttttgagatggagtctcactctgtcgcccagactggagtgcagtggctgatctcagctaactgcaacctccgactcccgggctcaagtgattctcctgcctcagcctccagaatagctgggattacaggcgcacaccaccacacctggctaattttttttttttttttttcagacggagtctcgctctgtcacccaggctgaagtgcagtggcgagatctcggctcactgcatcctccacctcccgggctccagcaattctcctgcctcagcctcccgagcagctgggattacaggcacgtgcaccacacccagctactttttgtatttttagtagagatggggtttcaccatgttggccaggctggtcttgaactcctgacctgaggtgatctgcccacctcagcctcccaaagtgttgggattacaggtgtgagccacggcaacTGGCCttgtgtttgttttagagacagggtctcgctttgttgaccaggctgcagggcagcggtgtgatcctagctcactgcagcctccaactcctgggctcaactgatcctcctgccttagcctctggagtagctgggactacaggtgcacatcaccacatctggctgatttttttattttttgtagagacggggtctcactattgcccaggctagtctcaaactcctgggctcaagcaatcctcccgcctcggcctcccacagtgccgagactgcaggtgtgagccaccttgcctggcccatttgtaatttttatggcCACGGCCATGTTCCCCTCCTCGGGGAATAACAGCACCATCAAGGGAGGGCAGGTGGACCAACCATCTCCTCTGTGCCAGTCCACTGCTCCAGCCTTTCCATGTGGCATCCCCTTTCATCCCTGAAGCAACTGGCAGCTGGGGCGTGGGGCCGTCTCTTCTCTCCTGGCCTCTGCTAACCCTCATCGCTGCTCATGGAGGGCGAGGTCTTTGCCCACTTTACTGAGAGGGCAGTGGACGCTCCGAATGGGGAAGGAACTTGCTCGTGGAGATGCCTGGTGCCAGGGCTGCTGGCTCCGAGCGGACCTTCCTAACCCACCGCTCTGTCCAGCTGTCAGGCCTGGCCCTGTTTGCCGAGACCATATGGGTGACAGCCGACCAGTACCGCGTATACCCACTGATGGGAGTCTCAGGCAAGGATGACGTCTTCGCTGGTGCCTGGATTGCCATCTTCTGCAGCTTCTCCTTCTTCGTGGTAGCCAGTTTTGGTGTAAGCGCCACACTCTGCCGCCGCCGGTCCATGGTCCTCACGGTGAGGCCCCGGGGGTGGGGCGATGGGGACACTGAAAACGGAGTTCAGCATCACTGAGTCATAGTAGCAGGTGCCGCCCCAGCCACTAGTGTGAGTTCCCCACGGTGTCACACTCAGGGATCCCAGGCATCATCTCATTCAGTCTTCCCACAGCCCAATAACCCAGGCTTGAGTAGCAGAGCcgggattttttcttttttcttttttttttggtaaagatgggggtctcactatgttgcccaggctggtctcaaactcctggctcaaatgattctcctgcctcggcctcccaaaatgctgggattacaggcttgagcccctCCACCCACACCTAGTGCAGGGCTAGAATTTGAACCCCTGCTAGCTGCTTTCCAGAGTCCATGCTCATGAACTCTGCCAATAATAGCACAGCTACCATTTAATAATGGTTTACTACATGCCACGAGCTGTTCTAAATGGTTTACTGGATTAGTTCATTTATTCCTCATAGTCCACCAAGagatatcatcatcatcatgacccTATTTGATGGCGattgaaactgaggctcagagaagtgaagtcacTTTCCAGGGTCACATATTGAGACCATGGCAGAGCCAGTTTCAACCTGAGCAGATCGGCTCTTGAGCCTGTGCTCTTAATCTCTGCCCACAACAATAGCCCACACTTGCCAAGTGTCTCTCATGCACCTGACACTAGGGTAAGCAGTTTAGAAAATGAGCTtcgtggccaggtgcagtggctcatgcctgtaatcccagcactttgggaggccgaggcggacagatcacttgaggtcgggagtccaagaccagactggccaacatggcaaaatcccatctctaaaaaaaaataaaaataaaataaaaattagccacgcgtgttggcaggcacctgtaatctccgctactcaggaggctggggcagaagaatcactagaacccgggagacagaggttgcagtgagccaagatcacaccactgcattccagcctggatgacagagcgagactccatctcaaaaaaaaggaaagaaaatgagcttCCTCAATCTTCCCAGAAGCCCTTCACAGCTAGTGCTTTTCAACCCATTtaccagatgaggaaactgaggctcaaagaggctaACAGCCTCTCCCAGGTGACCAGGAGAGCAGGGATTCCAATTCAGGCCCCAATGACACAGAGACAGCACTGTGCTTCCTCGACAGCCGAGGGTTTTTCAGATTCCCAGGAGCAGCCACTCATTTGATGAACAAATGCTCATGAGCAGGAGCTACGTGCTGAGCCCTACGCTGGGCACTGGGGCTCTGTGCTGAGCGAAACATAAAAGCCCTTGACCCAGGAAAGTGGTGCTCAGAGGAGGAAGACAGTGAACAGGAGGGGAGGTCAGGAGCCGAGGAGGGTGAGGGAAGACCTCACTGCCAGGGAAAGCAAAGACCTAGAGGCACTGGGAGTGAGGCAGGTGTGTAACTGGAGGAAGAGCCTTCCAGGTGGAGGTGGCAGCAATGGCAAAGGCTCTGAGGCCAGAGCAGGCCAGGAGTCCAAAGCAGCTGGAGCTGAGTGAGGAGGAGGTTGGGGGGTGAGAGGCCATGAGGCAGACAGGTGGGGAGGAGAACAGTGAGGAGTGGGGATGGGAAAGAAGCAGGAGGGAAGGCAGGTGTTGCGGACTTTGGCTTTATCCTGAGTAAGATGGAGCCATGGACTCCttccgtcccctcccctcccctcccctcccctcccctcctttcccctcccctcacctcttttcccctccccacctccctccttccttccttcgtttttCTAGACAGACAGGTATTGTGGACTTTGGCTTTATCCTGGGTACGATGGAGCCATggacttccttcccttccttctttccctccgtccctccctcccttccttccttccttccttcctttctttgtttttctagacagggtctcactctgttgcccagtttggagtgcagtggcacaatcatagctcattgccaCCTCAAACTCTTCgtttcaaatgatcctcccacctcagcctcccaatgagctgggactacaagtgtgcatcaccatgtgcagctaatttttgtattttttgtagagatggagtctcactatgttgcccaggctggtctccaactcctggcctcaagtgagcctcccacctcaccctcccaaagtgttggaattacaggcatgagccaccacacctgccctctTATTTTCTTATCCTGTATTTAATTATCTGGCATTTAACCAAAGCCCTAAAAATTCACCCaactagttttaaaaattgtgtctgggccgggcacggtggctcacggctgtaatcccagcactttgggaggctgaggcaggtggaacccaaggtcaggagatcgagaccttcctggctaacacggtgaaaccctgtgtttactaaaaaacaaaaaattaaccaggcgtggtggcgggcgcctgtagtcccagctactcgggaggctgagccaggagaatggcgtgaacccgggaggcggagcttgcagtgagccgagatcgtgccactgcactccagcctgggcgacagagcaagactccgtctcaaaaaaaaaaaaaaaattgtgtctgcTTCCCCATTAGTTTGTCATTAACTAAgacattttttccccaaatttctttttttttttgagacggagtcttgcttagttgcccaggctggagtgcagtggcgcgatctcggctcactgcaagctccgcctcctgggttcacgccattctcctgcctcagcctcccgagtagcttggactacaggcgcccgccaccacgcccggctaatttttttttttttttttttttttgtatttttagtagagatggggtttcgccatgttagccaggatgctctgatctcctgatctcctgatctgcccgcctcggcctcccaaagtgctgagattacaggcgtgagccaccgtgccgggcccgCAAATTTCTTACAGGAAATTTCTAACGTAGACTAAAGTAGAGTCCGCGGTATTTGAGCCTTGCATACCTCTCACCTGATTTCAACAACATCAGCTGCAGACTGCCCGACATTGTCTCCTCTATCCCCCTTCTCTCACACTTTTTCTTCTGGGTATTTTGAAGCACGCTCTAGATGCCAAGTCACTTACCTGTAAATACTGGAGCACACATTTCTCTGAGTGATAAGCACATTGTTTTAAAGCAGTCAGGCGGTTGTGCAATGTCATCCGTCTCCTAGCAGCGGAGTTCACACATCCACACGCAACCTCCTGTTGCTTTATAGATGAAGGTGCCAGGTGAGGacaagaaaataatttgcattaaACATCAActgagaagctttttttttttctcctgccctCCGTGCCATTGGCACAACCCACCAAATTCACCCAAGTTCTTTTATATCTTCCAATACCCAGTCTGTGTCAAATGTCTCTGATTATCTGAGAACATCgtttcatgtttgtttgtttgtttgtttgttttattttaagagacagggtctcactctgttgcccaggctggagtgcaatggcatgatctgggctcattgcgacctccacctcctgggttcaagctattctcctatctcagcctcccgagtagctgggattacaggcacccatcaccatgcccagctaatttttgtatttttgcatttttagtagatggggtttcatcatattggtcaggctggtcttggactcctgacctcacgtgatccactcgtcacaacctcccaaagtgttgggattacagtcgtgagccactgcacccacccttgtttgttttgttttaagagacagggttttgctctgtcacccaggcaggaatgcagtggtgcgatcatagctcgcTGAGGCCTCCAACtactgggctcaaacaatcctccaacctcagcctcccaagtagctaggactaacaCTACCACTAATAGTAACCATgcttaactaatttttttatttttattttttgtagagatggggtctcactgtgttgcccaggctgatcttgaactccagggttcgagcaatcctcccacctcagcttcccaaagtgctgggattacaggcatgagccactgcatctggcagagaatgtctttatttatttattcatattattattttttgagacagagtttcactcttgttgcctgggctggagtgcaatggtgtgatctcggctcactgcaacctccgccccacagattcaagcaattctcatgcttcagcctcctgagtagctgggattacgggcatgcgccaccacacctggctaattttgtatttttagtagagatggggtttctccatcttggtcaggctggtcttgaactcccgaccttgagtgatccacctgccttggcctcccaaagtgctgggattataagggtgagccactgtgcctggccccgaatgtctttctttttaattttcttttctttagcttttttttttttttttttttttgctgtcatcTATTTATCccagatatttttctgtttttatagttaacatttatttactGATTCTAAGTCAATACATAACTTTGGCAaatatgttactttttaaatttcattttcccttgacattttattataaaatatttctggctgggtgcagtggctcactcctataatcccagcactttgggaggctgaggaaggaggatcatttgagctcaggactttgagaccagcctgggcaacatagcaagaccctatctctacaaaaaatgtaaaaattagccagacatggtggcatgttcctatagtcccagatactcagaaggctgaggcaagaggattgcctgaacctgggaggcagaggctgcaatgagctatgatcctgccactgcacaccagcctgggcgacagagtgagatcgtatctcaaaaataataattttttttttttttgagacggagtctcgctctgtcacccaggctggtgtgcagtggcatgatctcagctcactgcaacctccacctcccaagttcaagcgattctccttccttagcctcccaagtagctgggatgacaagcgtcgccaggctagagcgcagtggcacaatctcagctccctgcaacctccacctcccaggttcaggcaattctcctgtctcagtctcccaagtagctggaactacacgcccgtgccaccatgtctggctaatttttgtatttttagtacagacggggttttgccatgttggcccagctggtctcaaactcttgacctcaagtgatccacccacctcagtctcccaaagtgctgggattacagacgtgagccaccaatgcccagccctaatttttgtatttttagtagagaaggggtttcaccatgttggccaggctggtctcgaactcctgacctcaggtgatcgccccctcggcctcccaaagtgctgggattataggagtgagccaccacccctcgcctgtctcaaaaataaattaaattaaatatttcaaaatacagaaaagttgGAAGACAATACAGCGAACACCTGAACACCCACCACATATCATAGGTGCTGCTAGTCACACTGccccaaactttttaaaaacttgcatttCCACAATGATGAGTCCCTGATGGGGTGTGGCTTCACGAGCTCTGCCCGACGGGCCGTCCCCCCTCTGTCTCCCCAGTACCTGGTGCTCATGCTCATCGTCTACATCTTCGAGTGCGCCTCCTGCATCACGTCCTACACCCACCGTGACTACGTGAGCCCGGCGAGGCCTGGGGAGGGGCCTGACCTGCATGGGAGGCGCGAGGGTCCCGGCGCGGCGCGACGGAGGTCGTCCTCTCTCCCCACCCAGCACTGCCGGCCCTTGTTCTTCCCTGTTCTCCGCAGATGGTGTCCAACCCATCCCTGATCACCAAGCAGATGCTGACCTTCTACAGCGCGGACACCGACCAGGGCCAGGAGCTGACCCGCCTCTGGGACCGCGTCATGATTGAGGTGGGCGGGGTGGACCGGGGGCTGGGAGGGCCCGGGGCTCCGTCCACAGAGGCCGATAGAGCTCCCGATGTGCCAGCTTGTAGAGGAGTGAGTGCCTTAAAGACATCCGCTCATGAGATCTCTAGGAGAGCAGGGCTGCGGTCATCACCGTTCTGCAGATGAGTAAAGGGGCCCAGAAAGTGAAAGTCCCTTGCCCGAGGCCACGCAGTCGGTAAGTGGTGGGAGCTGGGATTGGAACCCGGCAGCCTAGCTCCTGACCTCCCTGCACTTAGCCTACACATACTACCTCAACAGAAATGTTGATAATAACAATGATAGTAACAGCACCATTCACTGAGCTGGGTCTCACACTGTTCAaaggacttttatttttatattttgagatggagtcttgctctgttgcccaggctggagtgatcatagctcactgcagcctccaactcctgggctcaagtgatcctcccgcctcagcctcccgagtagctgggaatacaggtgtgccccaccacacccggctaagctttttaaattattttttgtggagatgggggtcttgctctattgcccaggctggtctcgaactcctaggctcaggattggagcgattctcccacctccacctctcaaagtgctgagattacaggcatgagccacgagtgcctggcctcaaagcacttttttttttcctttttatcttttttttttttttgagacggagtcttgctctgtcgcccaggctagagtgcagtggcgcgatctcggctccctgaaagctccgcctcccgggttcacgccattctcctacctcagtctcccgaatagctgggactacaggcgcctgccaccgc
This portion of the Pongo abelii isolate AG06213 chromosome 20, NHGRI_mPonAbe1-v2.0_pri, whole genome shotgun sequence genome encodes:
- the UPK1A gene encoding uroplakin-1a isoform X1, with the protein product MPPTRAVGTSVPAWAPQRAGATPRTGVWLRNGGSSWPFMLLASSLLMCPRMMASAAAAEAEKGSPVVVGLLVVGNIIILLSGLALFAETIWVTADQYRVYPLMGVSGKDDVFAGAWIAIFCSFSFFVVASFGVSATLCRRRSMVLTYLVLMLIVYIFECASCITSYTHRDYMVSNPSLITKQMLTFYSADTDQGQELTRLWDRVMIEQECCGTSGPMDWVNFTSAFRAATPEVVFPWPPLCCRRTGNFIPLNEEGCRLGHMDYLFTKGCFEHIGHAIDSYTWGISWFGFAILMWTLLVMLIAMYFYTTL
- the UPK1A gene encoding uroplakin-1a isoform X2 encodes the protein MPPTRAVGTSVPAWAPQRAGATPRTGVWLRNGGSSWPFMLLASSLLMCPRMMASAAAAEAEKGSPVVVGLLVVGNIIILLSGLALFAETIWVTADQYRVYPLMGVSGKDDVFAGAWIAIFCSFSFFVVASFGVSATLCRRRSMVLTYLVLMLIVYIFECASCITSYTHRDYMVSNPSLITKQMLTFYSADTDQGQELTRLWDRVMIEQECCGTSGPMDWVNFTSAFRAATPEVVFPWPPLCCRRTGNFIPLNEEGCRLGHMDYLFTKLLVMLIAMYFYTTL
- the UPK1A gene encoding uroplakin-1a isoform X3 gives rise to the protein MMASAAAAEAEKGSPVVVGLLVVGNIIILLSGLALFAETIWVTADQYRVYPLMGVSGKDDVFAGAWIAIFCSFSFFVVASFGVSATLCRRRSMVLTYLVLMLIVYIFECASCITSYTHRDYMVSNPSLITKQMLTFYSADTDQGQELTRLWDRVMIEQECCGTSGPMDWVNFTSAFRAATPEVVFPWPPLCCRRTGNFIPLNEEGCRLGHMDYLFTKGCFEHIGHAIDSYTWGISWFGFAILMWTLLVMLIAMYFYTTL